The genomic window GTAATAACTTTTCCATCGATTACAtgatgaaatgataatattttgcatatattgagttaaagaaaatatattactcAAGTTAACTTCACctgcttctatttcctttttaaaatgtggtttctaGGAGGTTTCACATTACATATGTAGCTTGCATTTCTGGCTACATTATACTTCTACTGGACTGAGATGGTCTGAATGTATCCTAGTTTCAAGACCAGTGGTCTCATGACATGGGGTGTTTTTCACACATAGTTCCTTATGTTATTTatgaggagaaaactgagactgagaATGGTTAACCTGCCCAGGTTAACACGCTCCACCCTAGATGTCAGAACTGGGATTGGAATTCAGCTCTGCCCGTAAAGCCAGAGTTTGCCCTATTTACATCACTGGTTTTCCTGAGGGATTAAACAGTCATCGAAGGtgtttaatatttaacttttagaatttctttcttcctttcaaatgtaGGCAGAATTTagcctcctctcctttctcatttttcatttggatTTATCCTTCCATTACTGTTAATGGAATTTTACTACCATGATCGCCATCTATTTTCATGTTTtgggtaatattttattttgttttgttttgtttttgtttttgttatccACCCCTCAGGACTACCTCCGTGTTCTTCTCACTGGCCTTCTAGTCTACTGTTTACCTTAAACTGCATGGCAGGTGATAGCTAAGATTGTTTGTTTAAACATCTTTTCTGTGTCAAACATTATTGAAGGCTTTCCACTTAAAATATTGCTAATCATCTTCAAAACAACCCCCACCTCACAGATGACGGTTGTTGCTTCCTTCActtcaaagatgagaaaactgaggttcccAAAGCTTAACTGCAAAGTTACACAGTAACAGAAGGAGCTGGGACTAAAAGCCAGGTCTCTGACTTCATCACCCCTCTGTGTCCATCATACCCCTCCTCCATGTCCCTGAATGTGAGTTAAATATAGGTCAACCTAAAACATTAGCATTTTTGTATATATGATTTATGCCtttatgaaaattttctaaagtttttttccataaaagtttgcatgcatttttttctattgaaagttgacatctatttttcttcatattattaTGGGTTATGTTTTGCAAACTCAATACAATGATCTAAAGTTATAAATGAAATTTGGATACAAGGTGACCATAAAGTCCTTGACTCTTATGTAAAGAGCCATGCACAAGGTAGACAGTGAGTACAAGTGAACTGATAGCAATGAAGTTGCTGGACAAACCTGGACTAAAATCAAATATCCCCCTTTCCTCAGAATGCTTTCCAAGCACTGTCTTTACATTTAATCATCCTTTGCACAAAGGCTGGTATCAATGAGTCCCATCAAgtaaaacttctgtttttcttttttactgaacgTTCACAgtcttcaaaataaacatttataactcttaattttctttataagatgctgaaaatattaatatcaaatttGATAGATGGGCTAAATATTTAGTGTTTAGTCAAAATCACCTTTACTTTTCTCTGCATAGAATAATTTATCAGTAGAAAGAGTTAGCCTTCTAGAATGTGAAAGCAAAGAATTAAACACAGTGCCTCCAATATATACTGCCAGGCCACATTCttttaataggagaaaaatgAGTTAAGCACATTTGAGaactatttctgaattttcatgggatatgaattttgaaaataagaatctTTCACTCTGAGGGCAGGACTGTCAATTGTTATTCATTTAATTAGGTGTTACTGAGAACACTTCAAGGGTCAGCCTTTCCAACGCTTATCCTTTGGTAGAATAGCAACTGATGATTTTAGGGCCTGTCACCGCGGCTCTGTTTTGCTCAAATATGTTGCATGTTTCGTGTGATAGCCTGATGTCCAACCAATGGGGCAGGAGACTGAGAAAtggggagggggggcaggggCATTAAGCCCAGGCTATACACACTACCTGaggcaaattattttatttctgggttttagtTTTCCAACTTtatgtaaaataggaataatatttgcttttgctttatcTACTCACAAAATGTATTGGGACAAGTAAGGgagataacaaaagaaaatagctTTGCAAGCCAGGATTACAGTGTGTTTCAGTGTGTGatttctcctgccttcctgctgAATTTGCCTTACCTCAGTACAGGAGATGCATCCCAGGGCTCCGCCCATGACCAGCCGAGCAAGGCTATGTTACAGCACGTGAGACTCCAATTTAGTAGGTCAGTTTCAGCCTAGAAGCTCACTGTTCATGAATCTGTTGAGATAATGAGGGCTGGGAATTATTATAACTAGTATCAGCAGCAAACATCTATCTGCAGCCTCTCTGACTATGTACAGAATAGTGTATGTCTTCTGTTCTGTTCATGgttgtattcccagtgcctggcacagtgtctgGCCCATAGTAGACACTCGATAAACAGTGAGTACAAAAATGAGTCAAGAAGAactaggaaaacaaagaaatacacaagGCATAGCCACTCCCTCCAAAGATTTATGATATAGTCAAGTTGACTGGGCctaaagagaaaaaggcagaagcGGTGGAACAGTTAAGTCAGTCTACATAAATGCCCTAGAGCATCACGCAGGAATTACCGGAGGGGTGAAGGCTTCTCTCCTCGGTGGGAGCACTGGTGTTGAATGACAAACCTCCCAGGCTTCACAAAGGGTAACACCACCTGGAAGACCTTTTATTGTGCTTGGGGGCTGTACTATATCAGCAGGGGGAGATTTTAGATACTTTCCTTTGTCAGTGAGTTCATTCTGGACAGGGCGCAAAATAAGCAGAATGAAGTTTGTAATAACAAGGATGCAGCTTTCAGTTTGGTATTGCCAAAGAAAATGCTGGGAAGGGGAGTGAGATTTTTTTCGCAATTGGTTATggtctgttcattttatttttattttttacctccAGCAAACATAACTCAATAATGCTACAGTTCTCTAGAAAATGGCACATCTCCTTTTCAGAGTGCTTTGGAgacattttcctctttccctcctcctgtccctccttgccttccttcctttttcctctccttttcatctttccttcctaTAGCATTAATCGGGCAGTTAATAATCAATAAAAACTTACTGGGAATTGTGTTCCAGGTAATATGACAAGCAAAAAAGATGCAGAATTATGTATAGGAAATCCATGACTTATAGGAACTCACAgtttaaaagggggaaatggcCAAGGAAACATAATCACATCCACGTGACACAtgttataacaataaaaaaattttattatgacaaTGTCAGGAGCATAGAGGGTTCAACTGACTGTCCAGGAGGAGTGAAGAAAGGCTATGGCATTTGAATTGGGTCTTGAAACAAAAGGAAGCATTAGCTGATGAAAAGAGGTGAGGTATTCCAGGAAGTAGAAACATCATGTGCAAAAGCTCAGAGTTAGGAAATGACGTGGCTGATTGAGAGAATCTAGTAGTGTGAGGAGTGACAGGTGATAAAGCCAAAGTGGCAAGTTGCAAATAAGTTCTGAAGGGTCTGGTCTGTTAGCAAGTTTGGATTTGATCCTGTGGAAGTTAGGGAACGGTTATTGACAAGGACAGTATAACAGAATCACAGCTGTTTTTTTGAGATTATTAAAGGGAAGATTCAGAAGTGGAACTGGGACGGAAGCCAGCTAAGGGGCTGTACAGTAGGGCAGGACAGAGAAAAGATTCAGAGCTAAGACATGGGGAGGGGCGAGGGACTAAGGAGGACTAACTTTGAGTAATATTTCTGCACGAGAATTGACAGAGTATGGCAACCAGTTGTTTTCGAAGGGTGAGAGAGTGGGAAGAAGAGGATAACTCAAGTTTCCAGCTTGAGAAACTGGTCATGTGATGATGCTATCGGGTAGGCAGAGAGCAAAAGAGGACAAGTGGGTTTGGCGGAAGATGGTAAGTTCAGGTATCGACACACTGAACTCATGTGTCTGAGATAGATGATATCTGAAAACATGACAGTGGATAAAGTCACCTAGAAAAAGTATACATAAGTGGAGAAAAGGACCAAGAATATAAGCGAAGGAACTCCAACAGAAAAGGGATATGTAAAGACTAACCCAAAGCCAGGACTAACGATGAATCCCTTCCCATCTGCGGGGTCAGTCATATAGGCGGGGCAGCAGGAAGAAACCAGCACCACAGAGGCGCAGCATCAAGCTGGCCTCACTGCCATGCTGCCTGActggttctctgtttctatgaactgGAGTCTTGATTCCCTGTCTTTGCTCAAGTTCCTATAATGAACCCgtgttttattctctttcctcAGTATCCCAGTCCCTGCAGCCTGAGTCCTTCCTTAGGTTCCTAAGACAGAAGTCTTGCCTCTTGGCATCCAGGTTTATTTATTCCCTGGTGTTAAAATCCTGAGATGCCCCGTCTGTCCTCACTCACATACCCTGTTGATACCTAGAACTCTCTGGGCTTGCTTATAATCCCTAGGGGCATCTGGGTTGTGTTTGGGTAGCTCTTGCTAACAAGCAATGACAGACTCTCATATTACTACAGTACAATACACTTACAGCTATTATTTCCTAAAACTGCTATTCGTTAATTCCACAATGCCTTCAGTTAGTGCATGTATTTGACAATTCTtgggtgcctactgtgtgccatgaTTGTTCTAGATGCTGAGGATGCAGTGGTGAGTAAAACAATGTACCTTCCTTCATAGGGCTTGTGAACTAACTAACAGAGGGGACAGATAAACAATTTAAGTACCTAGTGGGCcagatggagaaaaatcaaaccacctgggaggaaggaggaggctagaatggaGGGAGGGGGCTCCTAATTCACAATGTCAAACAGAGAAGACATCACTGAGAAAGTAAGCTTGAGTAGAGACCtaaaagaagtgaaagagaaagagggaaaaagagttATTGACTCCtgctggcagggaggggacaagTATTCCAGGCAGTGGGAGCTGTGAGAGCAAAGGCTGAGGCTTTGCTGACTTGGCCTGGTGTGTTAAAGAAACGAGAATTCTATTCTGGGGTAGAAATTGTCGGGGAGGGATTAGTGGTGGCAGGAGGTAACCTGGAAGAATCTTTCAATAACTGAAAATGTTTGGACTTCTATTCTGATAAGTGTAAGTATTTAGTCAGAGGAGTTGATGTAATCTGTCTGAAAGGAGCATTCTGGCTGCTTGATAGAGAATAGCTTGTAGACAAAATCAGAAGCTGGGAAACTAGTTAGGAGTTGAGAGCAACAATCCAGGGGAGAGGTTGGTGGCCTGGACCAGGTTGTTTGTGGTGGGAGTGGTGAGAAGTGGCTGGATTCTGGATATGACTTAAAGGTAGGATAAGCAGCGTGATGGTTTGATGTACTGTTAGACAAACAGAAGTCAAGAAGGACACCCCAAGGTTTTTGGCCTAAGAACAGTGGAGTGCCATTTAAGGAGATGAGGATTAATGAGGCAGGGGAGTTCAATTTGAGGCATGGGAGTTAAATTTGGGATGTCTGGGAAGCCATGTCCTGGGCAAGCAGGGAGAGGATCCGGTGCCCCAGTGGGGCTGGCCTTAGACGGTGGCAGTGTAGGGTGTGGACAGGCCGTCCATGGACCCAGAAGGAAGGTGAGGTGTACAGGGACAGATACAGAGTGACTGACTGGAAGAGGGAGCAGGTGAGGATTTGGGAAGCTCTCCTGTGACTGCTTCTATTTTCCCAGTGAAATAGGAAGCCAGGTCAGCAGTTGAGAGTAAGGATAGGTGAAGGTGTGAGGAGGTTTTAAGATAGAGAAGGTGTGAAACAGTCTTCTAGGACGGTGTTTTTCAATTTCAGCTCATGACCTAATTGTGAGTCTTCAAATCAATGTAGTGATTTGAGAtcaatttaatgattttaaaaagtaaaattttaaatgaatttgttgCATGTATTAAAAGTGAGAATTGCTTAATGAAAGCTTTATTTCaggtgcatgtgtgtatgtgtgtgtgctgggttGTAGCAAGGTATTTTCAAAAACACTGGCCCAGAGCAGTGGGAGGAAATGAACAAGAAGGGACTGTCAAAGTCAGGGACTGAGTTACTGGtcatataattgacatattttCACACAAATAAGATTAGAATATAGATTCATAAGATCTTGGCTTTGGACCTCCCACTCACCTCTACCTCCACTATAGGAGACTTTTATGTCGGAATATTTTCGATGGGACACTCATCAGCTTAAAGGTTCTAGATTTCAGAAAATAACTTTCCTCTCTATAAAAAGCAGGGCCCTCACAACACTCTCTGAGATGTTAAAGTAGTGAGTAGAGCGTCTGGCAGTGGGACTTTGGAATTCAGTGTAATTAATATGAAGTTTAACCTTATAATATAATACTAAACTTgatggcttttttccccccagttttagAGAGCTTTAAATACTCTACAACAAAACCAGTCTCAGCACACCAAGAAACCTTGTTTTTGTTCAAACTTTAGCCCAGAATAATACCATCTGGTTTTTAAATGTATGCTCTCTCTCCTTATATTGCACTAACTGAAAATTTAATGGATGATTGAGCTAATTTTCCTGCCTATATTTTCAAGGTTTCTCGTTGGATCTGCAGATGAGTccaatcaaatataattttatttaggaaaacatttgttcattttaaagaatttataagCCTCAGTTCCTGaatattttccctgcaaaacaGGTTAATGAATAATAGTTAAGAAATATGTCAACAGGTGCTGTGAAAAtggccatttatattttttattctaatgatCTCAGGTTATTTCCTAGACATTGTAATTTAGAGTAATAGAAGTACTTCTCCAGTTCTATATTTTGATTGttaaaaatggttttgaaatTAACTCAAATCAATTTTCTATGTACCCATTGATTTCTAAATCATTTACGAGTTTCTTTTTAAGTACTTTTTCCTCATTGTAAAGGCAATATCAAACTTAGTTCATTAGACAGGATATTAGACATAAATTTTATACCttgaatgtatttttcctttgcaatgttgttctttttctactGTATTTATTGATTCATATAAAGTTGAAACACTGAAGTaacaaaagcagaaatgacaATGAGGACTCATAAAAATGTACAGTTTGCCTACATCAGTAAGAGTGTGCTGGTTTATAACACTATTTAATCTTAGTTCAGttgtaaatcaaaaccaaataGAATCTGAACCCACTTTCTATTGCTTTGGGGATTATCAGTCTATATTCTAGGATTCTTTCAGTAGTTTCACTTCTCTAAACGCCAAGAGAATTAAAACTGCGAAACAGGAACATGAAATGCTTATCTTACGTTCTGTGGATTGCTCTGCTATTCCTTTATCCAGAcccttactatttttttttctctgtgtaaaatgtttctttaggAAAAACACAGGTTTACTTCCTCTTCCATCGCTTCCAGTAAGACCTCTACCATGGAaagctctctctccttccattttgCAAGCCTCAACAAGTCTGCTGCTGAGTCAGaacctcctttttttccctgatgtGAGAAATCTTTCTCCCTTGAAAATTCATAAAGGTTTGGAAATGTTGAGTCTCCCTAGGGGGAAGGCGCGGGGGTGCCAGAATGAATGCGGTGGGGAGGAGTCCCACACACGGTAGTCCTGATGGTGGCACTTTAAACGCTTTCTGAAATAGGAGGACTTGGAGCCGGCCCAGGGTTACCACGGGAGCTCTCCTCGGAACCCATTATATGCGTATCTGTGTGTAAATAACCACACGGAGCCGTGTTAGGTTCCAGGGACTTTGTTCCTCATTACTGGAGTGAAAATGTTTGGTATATGGCCGCGGCCTCGTGTTTACCCTACAGAAAACACCTTCATGCGGCTGCCGGAAGGTAGATGACAGCGCGCAGCACGAAAGGCTGAAAACTGAAACCAGCGCTAAAACTCGCTTTGTACCGCGACCCGAGGGCTCCGAGTCGGGGCCCGAGGTGTGGGCGACCCGCTCGGCGGTCTGCACGGCGGCCAGAGCCTCGCACCGGCGAGTGGGTCAGAGGACCCCCGCGCCAAGCCcggaggccaggagagggcaggatcCCCGCTCCGTCGCGCTGCGGGCCACGCGCGGCCGCGATCACCGAGGGCCACTCCCAGTGGGGCTCcccggcctcagtttccccggcCAGCGCCGCCTAGGGAAGACCCTGTCCCTGCGGCTGGGCTCATGTGACCGAGGGCGAGGCCGAGGTGACAGGAAGGAGGCGGGGCCCCGAGGGAGACGGGGCGGGGGTGACGCGTGCGACCCACTGCAAGCTTTGCCGGGACCCCGCGCGGGAAAAGGCCGTTGCCCAGAAACCGTCCGCGCCCGCCGCGCGTACTCGACCTCGCGCCCGCGCCCGGCGCTCAGACCTCCTCAGCGACCCGACGCCCCAACCGGCCTCTCCCTACCCTAGGCTCAGGAGAAGCCCGAGGAGACGCGCCGCTCGCTCCCGCGCTCCCCCGCCCTCCCGAGAGCGCGAGCGCGCCCCCCGGCCATGCCTGCATATTAATAAGgggcgggacggggcggggcAGCGCGGGCGCGGGGCCTCGAGTCCGCGCGTGCCGGGACGCACCGCGGGGGGCGGCGCGATTGTGAGGTGGCGCTGACGCACGTTCCGGGGTTCTTAAGCGACCCGGGCGGCAGcggaggcggtggcggcggcggcgcccgAGCCGGTCTCTGGAGGTGGCGGTGATCGCCGCGAGGGGTGGCAGGGCCGAAGTCGGTGCCCCTGGCTCAGTCACGGTGTCCCTCTCTCACTGACTCCCCCTCCTTCCACCACGGCCGCGCCGCCCCAGATCCGGCGGCTTCTTAGGCGGGGCAGCGGCCGGGGCGCGTCTCCTCCCGCTGCCGCCGGCCTGATAAATGCGGGACTTCGGGTTTGGGGTGCAGCAGACAGCCCCGCTCCGAAGCAGCAGCCCTGGGTCCCTGTTCAGCGGCGGGACATACCGTCCCTACGCCGCGGGACCCGCCACGGCCGCCGCCCCACTGCCCTCCGCCACGCCCTTCGGCCGGCTCTCGCCGCCGCCGTTGCCTGTCACCGGCATCTCGGAGGCCGCCTCCCCCTTCTCTATCCCCCTCGGCTGCGGCGGCGCGGACAGCTCGGCCGCAGccgcttcctcttcctccccgtTCCTGGTGCATCAGCAGACCATGCAGGATGAGCTGCTGCTCGGGCTGACACAGCAGCCGGCGCGGCCGCTCTCGGGGGCGGCGGCCGCGGAGAAACTCCCCAACCACCACCCCGGCGGCGGCACGAACGCGGGTGtgacccacctcctcccctcccaggactTCAAACCGAGTCTgcaccacccctcctcctcctccgcctcctcctgctgctgctgccgcacCTCCTCCCCGCAGGACTTCAGtaagcggcagcagcagcagctgagcagccagaagaggaaagagttcagccctccccaccttccccacccttCGGACTCGaagccgccaccgccgccgctcCACTGCCCCGGCCGGTTCAgcccgcctccgccgccgcccggcccgcTCCTCCAGCCGGCGCAGCTCATCCAGCgccagcagcagcaacagcagcagttCAGCCTCCCGCACCCGCAGCACCTCCCACCGCAGGACTTCGCCCTGCGGCAGCTCCCGGCCGACCTGCCCCCGCTCCGGCAGCTCCAGCCTTCGCCGCCCTCAGCGCCGCGGCGCCGCCACGGAGGGGCGGGCAGCCCTCGCAAGACCCCGGCCGCGGGCGAGGGCAGCGCCGCCGAGCCCCCCAATGCGGGCTTGGCCCCCTCGACGCCGCCGGTGAACTCCGCGCCGGGCTCTATGGAGTCCCCCAACCACCCTCTGCTCAACAGCCCCAGTAACCTCCTGCCCGGCGGGGCGCTCAGCGCGGGCGCCTTCAGCAGCCTGCAGAGCCCAGACCTTCCGcacccgggcggcggcggcggcgggggcggggggccccCCGGAGGCGGAGGGGGAGGCGGCTCcgcgtcgccgccgccgccgctgcccggCTTCGGCACCCCCTGGTCGGTGCAGACCGCATCgccgcctccccagccccagccccagccgccgccgccgccccagcagcagccgccgcctccgccccagcagccgccgcagccgcagccgccgcAGCCGGGCTCGTCGGCCGCCACCccgggtggcggcggcggcggcggcggcggcggcggctcgcTCAGCGCCATGCCGCCGCCCAGCCCCGATTCGGAGAACGGCTTCTACCCGGGGCTGCCGTCTTCCATGAACCCTGCCTTCTTCCCGAGCTTCTCGCCCGTGTCCCCGCACGGCTGCGCAGGGCTCAGCGTGCCggcgagcggcggcggcggcagcggcggcggcttCGGGGGCCCCTTCTCGGCGGCTGCCgtgcccccgccgccgccgcccgccatGAATTTACCTCAGCAGCAGCCCCCGCCGCCCGCGGCGCCGCAGCAGCCGCAGAGCCGGAGGTCGCCCGTCAGCCCGCAgctccagcagcagcaccaggcGGCGGCCGCCGCCTTCCTGCAGCAGAGGAACTCCTACAACCACCACCAGGTACGGCGGGCGGCGGTCCGCCTGCGCCGCGGGGCCGGGGACACCGCGGGCGGGGGCGCCCCCCGAGGAGCGCTGGCGAGGAGCTCTCGCCCGAGTAAGAGTGGGACCCGGAGGGCGGAAAAGGGCGACGGGACTCGGGACACCGTCCCcggtggggtgggagggctgtGGCCACCGTGGGCTGTGGGGCTCCCGAGGCGGGTTCGGCTGGAAGCGGCCCGGGCCGGGCGCCCCCTCGAACGCCCCGGCGCGGCGGTGGGGGCTGGGGCACGGACGGAATGGCGTCCCTCCCGCCCCTCGGAGCGGGCCACCCTAGCGAACCCAGGCCTCGCCGGCGACCCCCGCCCCGGGGGTCCGCCGTCCGGGTTCCTCGAGTCCGGAGACACAGCTAGGACGAGCCTGGGTTCGGGGACTGGGGGACGCGGGACCGGCGGGCTCGGGCGGCGGCCTCAGAAGAGGAGCGGCCGTGGGAAGCAAACTGGGGAAGGAGAGTGATTACCGGAGACGGTGCGTGTGGGGAGCCCGTGACTCTTCCCCGTCGTCCAATGAGGGAACGGGCGGAAAGGGCCCTTTTTTCTTTCGAGTTTGTTTCATTCTTATTTGGTCGGCGAGGGCTGTTGCCGGCGAGGCGGTGGCCGGCCCGCACAACCTGCCGCGGGGACCCGGCGTCCGAGGAGCCGCCGGGCTGCGCGCCTCCTGCCGACTTTCCCGCTGCGTGGGTCGGTCCTCTGAGCTGTCAGATGACTTTGAAAAAGAAACTGGTAGTGACGGCTCACTTGGTTGAGACGGAGATGCTCCCAAGACAGTTCGACTTTCTGTGCTTTTTAATGTTTGGCTACTATTTTGTAGGTTTTAAAACTAAACGAGTTTGAGATCAGTGTGTTACCTTGAAGAGAAGACTTTTACATTTTTGGGGGTGGCCTTAACCTTCTCTTGACTGATAGGGTGTGTGTATTTTCAGCGGGTAATGTAATTATGAAATCACTGCGGGCAGGCTTTTTGATTCATCCGGGTCCTTTCTGATTCAAGGTCTGTTTTGTTATCCTCTCAGTTCAACGTTTGAGTGACCGCTGGGTTGGTTAATCGACACTGAAAgggtattttgttgttcttttttgatCTAGTCAGCGTTTATTATAGTGATCATTCTAAGGCCAATTTCATGATTAAAGATACAGGGAGAAACACAAATGGACCTTAACCAATGCCGACTTACTCTTATAACTTTTTCCATTGGTCAGTTAAAGTTTTGAAGGGTTGAccattttaaaaggtgaataCTATATAAATTAACTAAAGTGACAGTTaacagtttatttaaattaaCCAGAACAATAGTTAACAGTTTTTCTTGAAGAGTCACTGGTTTCTCTCTG from Camelus ferus isolate YT-003-E chromosome 2, BCGSAC_Cfer_1.0, whole genome shotgun sequence includes these protein-coding regions:
- the CPEB2 gene encoding cytoplasmic polyadenylation element-binding protein 2 isoform X1 codes for the protein MRDFGFGVQQTAPLRSSSPGSLFSGGTYRPYAAGPATAAAPLPSATPFGRLSPPPLPVTGISEAASPFSIPLGCGGADSSAAAASSSSPFLVHQQTMQDELLLGLTQQPARPLSGAAAAEKLPNHHPGGGTNAGVTHLLPSQDFKPSLHHPSSSSASSCCCCRTSSPQDFSKRQQQQLSSQKRKEFSPPHLPHPSDSKPPPPPLHCPGRFSPPPPPPGPLLQPAQLIQRQQQQQQQFSLPHPQHLPPQDFALRQLPADLPPLRQLQPSPPSAPRRRHGGAGSPRKTPAAGEGSAAEPPNAGLAPSTPPVNSAPGSMESPNHPLLNSPSNLLPGGALSAGAFSSLQSPDLPHPGGGGGGGGGPPGGGGGGGSASPPPPLPGFGTPWSVQTASPPPQPQPQPPPPPQQQPPPPPQQPPQPQPPQPGSSAATPGGGGGGGGGGGSLSAMPPPSPDSENGFYPGLPSSMNPAFFPSFSPVSPHGCAGLSVPASGGGGSGGGFGGPFSAAAVPPPPPPAMNLPQQQPPPPAAPQQPQSRRSPVSPQLQQQHQAAAAAFLQQRNSYNHHQPLLKQSPWSNHQSSGWGTGSMSWGAMHGRDHRRTGNMGIPGTMNQISPLKKPFSGNVIAPPKFTRSTPSLTPKSWIEDNVFRTDNNSNTLLPLQVRSSLQLPAWGSDSLQDSWCTAAGTSRIDQDRSRMYDSLNMHSLENSLIDIMRAEHDPLKGRLNYPHPGTDNLLMLNARSYGRRRGRSSLFPIDDGLLDDGHNDQVGVLNSPTCYSAHQNGERIERFSRKVFVGGLPPDIDEDEITASFRRFGPLVVDWPHKAESKSYFPPKGYAFLLFQEESSVQALIDACIEEDGKLYLCVSSPTIKDKPVQIRPWNLSDSDFVMDGSQPLDPRKTIFVGGVPRPLRAVELAMIMDRLYGGVCYAGIDTDPELKYPKGAGRVAFSNQQSYIAAISARFVQLQHGDIDKRVEVKPYVLDDQMCDECQGARCGGKFAPFFCANVTCLQYYCEFCWANIHSRAGREFHKPLVKEGADRPRQIHFRWN
- the CPEB2 gene encoding cytoplasmic polyadenylation element-binding protein 2 isoform X3, translated to MRDFGFGVQQTAPLRSSSPGSLFSGGTYRPYAAGPATAAAPLPSATPFGRLSPPPLPVTGISEAASPFSIPLGCGGADSSAAAASSSSPFLVHQQTMQDELLLGLTQQPARPLSGAAAAEKLPNHHPGGGTNAGVTHLLPSQDFKPSLHHPSSSSASSCCCCRTSSPQDFSKRQQQQLSSQKRKEFSPPHLPHPSDSKPPPPPLHCPGRFSPPPPPPGPLLQPAQLIQRQQQQQQQFSLPHPQHLPPQDFALRQLPADLPPLRQLQPSPPSAPRRRHGGAGSPRKTPAAGEGSAAEPPNAGLAPSTPPVNSAPGSMESPNHPLLNSPSNLLPGGALSAGAFSSLQSPDLPHPGGGGGGGGGPPGGGGGGGSASPPPPLPGFGTPWSVQTASPPPQPQPQPPPPPQQQPPPPPQQPPQPQPPQPGSSAATPGGGGGGGGGGGSLSAMPPPSPDSENGFYPGLPSSMNPAFFPSFSPVSPHGCAGLSVPASGGGGSGGGFGGPFSAAAVPPPPPPAMNLPQQQPPPPAAPQQPQSRRSPVSPQLQQQHQAAAAAFLQQRNSYNHHQPLLKQSPWSNHQSSGWGTGSMSWGAMHGRDHRRTGNMGIPGTMNQISPLKKPFSGNVIAPPKFTRSTPSLTPKSWIEDNVFRTDNNSNTLLPLQVRSSLQLPAWGSDSLQDSWCTAAGTSRIDQDRSRMYDSLNMHSLENSLIDIMRAEHDPLKGRSSLFPIDDGLLDDGHNDQVGVLNSPTCYSAHQNGERIERFSRKVFVGGLPPDIDEDEITASFRRFGPLVVDWPHKAESKSYFPPKGYAFLLFQEESSVQALIDACIEEDGKLYLCVSSPTIKDKPVQIRPWNLSDSDFVMDGSQPLDPRKTIFVGGVPRPLRAVELAMIMDRLYGGVCYAGIDTDPELKYPKGAGRVAFSNQQSYIAAISARFVQLQHGDIDKRVEVKPYVLDDQMCDECQGARCGGKFAPFFCANVTCLQYYCEFCWANIHSRAGREFHKPLVKEGADRPRQIHFRWN
- the CPEB2 gene encoding cytoplasmic polyadenylation element-binding protein 2 isoform X5, translated to MRDFGFGVQQTAPLRSSSPGSLFSGGTYRPYAAGPATAAAPLPSATPFGRLSPPPLPVTGISEAASPFSIPLGCGGADSSAAAASSSSPFLVHQQTMQDELLLGLTQQPARPLSGAAAAEKLPNHHPGGGTNAGVTHLLPSQDFKPSLHHPSSSSASSCCCCRTSSPQDFSKRQQQQLSSQKRKEFSPPHLPHPSDSKPPPPPLHCPGRFSPPPPPPGPLLQPAQLIQRQQQQQQQFSLPHPQHLPPQDFALRQLPADLPPLRQLQPSPPSAPRRRHGGAGSPRKTPAAGEGSAAEPPNAGLAPSTPPVNSAPGSMESPNHPLLNSPSNLLPGGALSAGAFSSLQSPDLPHPGGGGGGGGGPPGGGGGGGSASPPPPLPGFGTPWSVQTASPPPQPQPQPPPPPQQQPPPPPQQPPQPQPPQPGSSAATPGGGGGGGGGGGSLSAMPPPSPDSENGFYPGLPSSMNPAFFPSFSPVSPHGCAGLSVPASGGGGSGGGFGGPFSAAAVPPPPPPAMNLPQQQPPPPAAPQQPQSRRSPVSPQLQQQHQAAAAAFLQQRNSYNHHQPLLKQSPWSNHQSSGWGTGSMSWGAMHGRDHRRTGNMGIPGTMNQISPLKKPFSGNVIAPPKFTRSTPSLTPKSWIEDNVFRTDNNSNTLLPLQDRSRMYDSLNMHSLENSLIDIMRAEHDPLKGRLNYPHPGTDNLLMLNARSYGRRRGRSSLFPIDDGLLDDGHNDQVGVLNSPTCYSAHQNGERIERFSRKVFVGGLPPDIDEDEITASFRRFGPLVVDWPHKAESKSYFPPKGYAFLLFQEESSVQALIDACIEEDGKLYLCVSSPTIKDKPVQIRPWNLSDSDFVMDGSQPLDPRKTIFVGGVPRPLRAVELAMIMDRLYGGVCYAGIDTDPELKYPKGAGRVAFSNQQSYIAAISARFVQLQHGDIDKRVEVKPYVLDDQMCDECQGARCGGKFAPFFCANVTCLQYYCEFCWANIHSRAGREFHKPLVKEGADRPRQIHFRWN